A single Pseudoalteromonas phenolica DNA region contains:
- a CDS encoding winged helix-turn-helix domain-containing protein — protein sequence MQTYKTPHWTFYSANNELIYSDGKSIQLAARHNACLLALLEAKGEAVDYDTMLLKVWGTQFRDTNTIASVISELRKQINCGDPSLKYIVTIPKKGYRFNNFEEVETLQESISHPKKIQTENNLDFQIKASTTPKLKKPLNTIFSLKNTTLPILGSLLISAFFITDVYSFLSSKKLSLSALSYEKGIEYDFEVSRDKQTLIYTNEQKENSYLISKNITTGEKQVIKLEPGLVISSFALSMDGNQLAFIEQKDDSSCLYIARVSDSKIQLQDKKLITTCDKNSFLFSLEFSHSADAIFYAKGKNISDPYTISKHDLTTGLERNLTSPPTTGRGDYAPTLSPDGRKVAFVRDIFWERSSIWTLDLVSGETLKLFEFPNVIDKISWHNDEMIIFTHSNKLLSYSTVDDEIENIYEAESPLYMPNSVDGTIYLSAGSLFSSYLSKIKLDTLDVVKKEQSDYLEHTPTRILDDQSYYFLSNRSHKMGIWKSQGSSSQLIIDSDDLKDVTTLRDAGDMLLTTTPSKLIQIDKTTGSISVLKSDIPNIENYSYSEQSGKILYSKEVGESWYLESYNLKTQNKELLGVSGYTGHFFDDMIYLTEFREPGLWQYNPNTREKQLLIADFNSFFTDKWAVTQEYIFLLDKESLKVWNRQEDYKLVKNIQLTDAPKRISCGDNECIFDQYALGSTGIVSLVESD from the coding sequence ATGCAAACCTATAAAACACCACACTGGACGTTTTATTCAGCTAATAATGAACTTATTTATTCAGATGGTAAATCAATCCAATTAGCAGCAAGGCATAATGCTTGCCTATTAGCGCTTTTAGAAGCTAAAGGTGAAGCCGTTGACTACGATACTATGTTATTGAAAGTGTGGGGAACTCAGTTTCGCGATACAAATACCATAGCCTCTGTGATATCTGAGCTGAGAAAACAAATTAATTGTGGCGACCCTTCTTTAAAATACATAGTAACAATCCCCAAAAAAGGCTATCGCTTTAATAACTTTGAAGAAGTAGAAACTCTTCAAGAGAGCATTTCTCATCCTAAAAAAATTCAAACCGAAAATAACCTTGATTTTCAAATCAAAGCTTCAACAACACCTAAGTTGAAAAAGCCTTTGAATACAATTTTTAGTTTAAAAAATACGACACTTCCAATCTTAGGCTCCCTTCTCATTTCAGCTTTTTTCATCACGGATGTTTACTCATTTTTATCATCTAAAAAGCTTTCTCTCTCAGCCTTGAGCTATGAAAAAGGTATTGAATATGATTTTGAAGTTTCTAGAGATAAACAAACCCTTATTTATACTAACGAGCAAAAAGAAAACTCCTATTTAATTTCAAAAAATATAACAACAGGTGAGAAGCAAGTAATTAAGCTGGAGCCAGGCCTTGTAATTTCTTCATTTGCTCTTTCGATGGATGGTAATCAACTTGCTTTTATAGAACAAAAAGATGATAGCTCCTGTCTGTATATAGCGAGAGTGTCAGATAGTAAGATTCAACTTCAAGACAAAAAGTTAATCACGACATGTGACAAAAATAGTTTTTTATTTTCTCTTGAATTTTCTCATTCCGCTGATGCAATTTTCTATGCAAAAGGAAAAAACATCTCAGATCCTTACACGATCTCTAAACATGATTTAACGACAGGCTTGGAGAGAAACCTAACTTCACCACCAACCACAGGTAGGGGTGATTATGCTCCCACCCTATCTCCTGATGGCCGTAAGGTTGCCTTTGTTCGTGATATATTTTGGGAACGTTCAAGCATTTGGACATTAGACTTAGTATCTGGAGAAACACTCAAACTCTTTGAATTCCCAAACGTCATTGACAAAATTAGTTGGCACAACGATGAGATGATTATTTTCACTCATTCGAATAAGTTACTTTCTTACTCAACCGTTGATGATGAAATTGAAAATATTTATGAAGCTGAATCTCCACTCTATATGCCTAACTCAGTTGATGGAACAATATACTTGAGCGCAGGCTCATTATTTAGCTCATACTTGTCAAAGATAAAGTTAGATACGTTAGATGTTGTTAAAAAAGAGCAAAGTGACTATTTAGAACATACACCCACTCGTATTTTAGACGATCAAAGTTATTATTTTTTAAGCAACCGTTCTCATAAAATGGGGATTTGGAAGAGTCAAGGCTCTTCTAGTCAACTCATCATTGATAGTGATGATTTAAAAGACGTGACCACGCTAAGAGATGCTGGTGATATGCTTTTAACGACAACGCCAAGCAAGTTAATTCAGATCGATAAAACAACTGGAAGTATTTCTGTCCTTAAGAGCGATATTCCTAATATCGAAAATTATTCATACTCCGAACAAAGTGGAAAGATTCTCTATAGTAAAGAAGTCGGCGAAAGTTGGTATTTAGAGTCATATAATTTAAAAACCCAAAATAAAGAACTATTAGGCGTTTCTGGTTACACAGGTCATTTTTTTGATGACATGATCTATCTTACGGAGTTTAGGGAACCAGGTCTGTGGCAATACAACCCAAATACTAGAGAGAAGCAATTATTAATAGCTGACTTCAATAGTTTTTTTACTGACAAATGGGCTGTCACACAAGAATACATATTTCTTTTAGATAAAGAGAGTTTGAAAGTCTGGAATAGACAAGAAGACTATAAGTTAGTTAAGAATATTCAATTAACCGATGCGCCAAAGCGTATTAGCTGTGGTGATAATGAGTGCATATTCGATCAATATGCACTCGGTAGTACAGGTATTGTTTCATTAGTCGAATCTGATTAG
- a CDS encoding 2TM domain-containing protein, whose translation MKTDIESYQDAMTHVARIKSFYKFVLKGLMLSVMLILLNAVTNSDYMWSLWVLAGWAVIAAVKWVSTFGFASLFDKRWEEKQIAKSLSQTGK comes from the coding sequence ATGAAAACTGATATTGAATCATATCAAGATGCAATGACACATGTTGCGCGTATAAAATCATTCTACAAATTTGTGTTAAAAGGACTAATGCTCAGCGTTATGTTGATTTTACTTAATGCTGTGACAAACAGTGATTATATGTGGAGCCTTTGGGTTTTAGCTGGATGGGCTGTAATTGCTGCCGTGAAGTGGGTAAGCACATTTGGATTTGCCTCCTTATTTGACAAGCGGTGGGAGGAAAAGCAAATAGCAAAGAGCTTATCTCAAACGGGTAAATAA
- a CDS encoding ketopantoate reductase family protein: MNVLIVGCGGIGGYFGARLIEAGTKVTFLTREKTQQRLQGEGLKLFSVRGDVFVSVDAITKASLKQPYDLILLTCKTYDLPQCLKDCEAAVNDKTYILPMLNGFGHYQQIQDAYPKARLLHGYCNVSAARESNGHIRHYNSIHEMTIGIPSAYSEDERVNALIEQLKLANFNLRVSKAIQQELWEKFVFINALAGVTTLLRGTVGDVVETQYGAQTASAIIDECQTVAKAHGYAIRPRSNKITRDACKQKNSPLSASMLKDIQNNHEIELNLISELCNFAEQKSIKLPLMNAVHSQLEVYQNQLR, translated from the coding sequence ATGAATGTTCTCATCGTAGGTTGTGGTGGGATTGGTGGTTACTTTGGTGCTCGGCTTATTGAAGCTGGCACCAAGGTGACTTTTCTAACCCGAGAAAAAACACAACAGCGTCTTCAGGGTGAAGGTTTAAAGTTGTTTAGTGTAAGAGGCGACGTATTTGTCTCAGTTGACGCCATTACAAAAGCATCACTTAAACAACCCTATGATTTGATTTTGTTGACTTGTAAAACTTATGACTTGCCACAGTGTTTAAAAGATTGTGAGGCAGCAGTTAATGATAAAACTTACATACTGCCAATGCTAAATGGTTTTGGTCATTATCAACAAATTCAAGATGCTTATCCCAAAGCTCGGCTATTGCACGGGTACTGCAACGTAAGTGCTGCTCGTGAATCAAACGGGCATATTAGACATTATAATTCGATCCATGAAATGACGATTGGGATACCTTCAGCTTACAGTGAAGATGAGCGAGTTAATGCGCTTATCGAGCAGTTAAAATTGGCTAATTTTAATTTAAGAGTGAGTAAGGCTATTCAGCAAGAGTTATGGGAGAAGTTTGTATTCATTAATGCATTGGCTGGTGTGACGACTTTGCTTAGGGGCACTGTTGGAGATGTTGTGGAAACACAGTATGGAGCACAAACAGCAAGTGCGATAATTGATGAATGCCAAACAGTTGCAAAAGCGCATGGTTATGCAATAAGGCCCAGATCAAACAAGATAACTAGAGATGCATGTAAGCAGAAAAACTCTCCGCTTTCGGCATCAATGCTGAAGGATATTCAAAATAATCATGAAATTGAGCTTAATTTAATTTCAGAACTGTGTAATTTCGCTGAGCAGAAAAGTATTAAGCTGCCACTTATGAACGCAGTACATAGCCAGTTAGAAGTTTATCAAAACCAATTAAGGTAA
- a CDS encoding pentapeptide repeat-containing protein, which translates to MNTIKLHNCEHIFDLLNVDMTESTFEEVDATGSSLNQVNLTESKLEKVKLENAELDSVSFTNANMISINLQNATLSRSNLHNLKISSCNYEGMTIEGIEVFKLLQAYQMQQSAA; encoded by the coding sequence ATGAACACAATTAAACTACACAACTGCGAACACATTTTTGACTTACTAAATGTAGATATGACGGAGAGTACATTTGAAGAAGTTGATGCGACCGGTTCTTCACTTAACCAGGTTAACTTAACTGAGTCAAAGCTAGAAAAAGTGAAGTTAGAAAATGCCGAGTTAGACAGTGTGTCATTTACAAATGCAAATATGATCTCAATTAACCTGCAAAATGCGACTTTATCTAGAAGCAACTTACATAATCTTAAAATTTCTAGTTGTAACTATGAGGGAATGACCATTGAAGGCATAGAAGTCTTCAAGTTGTTACAAGCTTATCAAATGCAGCAATCTGCAGCATAA
- a CDS encoding ATP-grasp domain-containing protein, protein MSKKLLILARGEYESFLKLDGSSIFENLPCEGVILADRGNAKIFAKLTDKFTVEVVRWSDETKVLETAQMLHQAHQFEAIATLDESNVGLAANLRELLNIEGLQSAQGQLFRDKVAMKQRLQGSPVKYPQFACCSEESLVKEMLQKFNKLVIKPKDGFGSKEVEFVSSQQELATWLEKNQANLGQFEAEEFIEGQLYHVNALIIDGETKLTAPAAYLPGMSNIDFSAGTPFISVIEEDESLKSKLVAFSDEVNKAFNIKNGVTHLECFVSPNGELTFCEVGLRPGGGGIVWMIESQYGVNYSEAVLAIEAGCSEILPAINHAKRDISGLIGIRSNMSGFVQSCLPLESVTDGCIKLKQAFIQPGSFKAASAHCTDFLSLFVFDSTNTESFHSKWRELQDKYQEKLILTTV, encoded by the coding sequence ATGAGTAAAAAATTATTAATTTTGGCGCGTGGCGAATACGAAAGTTTTTTGAAGTTAGATGGTTCTAGCATTTTTGAAAACTTGCCTTGCGAAGGCGTTATTTTAGCAGATAGAGGCAATGCGAAGATTTTTGCAAAGCTGACAGACAAATTTACGGTAGAAGTGGTTCGTTGGTCTGATGAAACTAAAGTGCTTGAAACTGCCCAAATGTTACATCAAGCGCATCAGTTTGAAGCGATAGCAACATTAGATGAATCAAACGTAGGGCTGGCTGCAAATTTAAGAGAGTTACTTAATATCGAAGGTTTGCAAAGTGCTCAAGGTCAGCTCTTCAGAGATAAAGTAGCGATGAAGCAGCGTCTTCAAGGTTCTCCTGTAAAGTACCCGCAGTTTGCATGTTGTAGTGAAGAGTCGCTTGTTAAAGAGATGCTTCAAAAATTCAATAAACTGGTAATCAAGCCAAAAGATGGCTTTGGCAGTAAAGAAGTTGAGTTTGTATCAAGCCAGCAAGAATTAGCAACATGGTTAGAAAAAAATCAAGCCAATTTAGGTCAATTTGAAGCTGAAGAGTTTATTGAAGGACAGCTTTACCATGTAAATGCACTCATTATTGACGGTGAAACCAAATTAACTGCTCCGGCAGCTTACTTACCGGGAATGAGTAATATTGATTTCTCGGCGGGTACGCCATTTATCAGTGTTATTGAAGAAGATGAATCATTAAAAAGTAAACTTGTCGCGTTTTCTGATGAGGTAAATAAAGCATTCAACATTAAGAATGGTGTGACTCATTTAGAGTGTTTTGTATCTCCAAATGGTGAGTTAACTTTCTGTGAAGTAGGTCTAAGACCTGGTGGCGGCGGTATTGTCTGGATGATCGAATCACAATATGGCGTCAATTATAGTGAAGCTGTATTAGCGATTGAAGCTGGCTGCTCAGAGATTCTGCCCGCTATCAACCATGCAAAGCGTGATATATCGGGGTTAATTGGCATTCGTTCAAATATGTCAGGCTTTGTGCAATCTTGCCTGCCATTAGAGTCAGTCACAGATGGGTGTATCAAGTTAAAGCAAGCATTTATTCAACCTGGGTCATTTAAAGCGGCTTCAGCACATTGTACGGATTTCTTAAGCTTATTTGTTTTTGACTCAACTAATACTGAGTCATTCCATAGCAAATGGCGTGAACTTCAAGATAAATATCAAGAAAAGCTAATATTAACAACAGTTTAA
- a CDS encoding AMP-binding protein translates to MNNERDTLSLRHSAFDRKRIQAIVNKFWALSFPSEKAPKISDYESFVNLVPEMGKEQYIALSEKVFANHKDVPLIIGGSSGTSGQSKLVIEKTNTPGSKPSEDDVQLITELRMAGVLGPGDIAANLFMVGMYSILHHGFNRIIEACYASVLPLGMLNPEQTDTQLAFMKKHKVNVLTGTPGTLIQVAHAVQASGVDLKIERILYTGERLGEAKAKVLRAVFPGVRIIGFYGLSECGFMAIEEQGEKYKVRQNAYFLEINDAGRLLVTCLNDELPMPFLRFDTGDAVSLTARGDQVIMAGIDRSDTSFNFVGNLVDVRELRQIAAAAIGESDIIIEALLDTNQQGQDLLTIRVLSHMLSKEDEVVIADALLSYEEVKEALDKNTGIVTVEFDTPQSATLTGRNKHRQILDKRA, encoded by the coding sequence ATGAACAATGAAAGAGATACACTTTCATTACGCCATAGTGCGTTTGATAGGAAAAGAATTCAGGCAATTGTGAACAAGTTTTGGGCATTAAGTTTTCCATCTGAAAAAGCGCCTAAGATTAGTGATTATGAGTCTTTTGTAAACCTAGTCCCAGAAATGGGTAAGGAACAATACATCGCGTTGTCTGAGAAGGTGTTTGCAAACCATAAAGACGTGCCATTAATCATTGGTGGTTCAAGTGGTACTTCAGGGCAAAGCAAGTTAGTCATTGAAAAAACGAATACACCGGGCTCAAAACCAAGCGAAGACGATGTTCAATTGATCACTGAACTAAGAATGGCTGGTGTATTGGGTCCTGGAGACATAGCTGCAAACCTGTTTATGGTAGGTATGTATTCTATTTTGCATCATGGTTTTAATCGAATTATTGAAGCATGTTATGCCTCAGTATTGCCTTTAGGCATGCTAAACCCAGAGCAAACGGATACGCAGTTAGCATTTATGAAGAAGCATAAAGTCAATGTATTAACGGGCACGCCAGGCACGCTAATTCAAGTGGCACATGCTGTTCAAGCAAGTGGTGTAGATCTAAAAATAGAGCGGATCTTATACACAGGTGAGCGCCTTGGTGAAGCAAAGGCGAAGGTGCTTAGAGCGGTGTTCCCTGGCGTACGCATTATTGGTTTTTATGGTTTGTCAGAATGTGGATTTATGGCAATCGAGGAGCAGGGTGAAAAGTATAAAGTTAGACAAAATGCTTATTTCCTAGAAATCAATGATGCAGGTCGATTACTCGTTACTTGTTTAAACGACGAATTACCAATGCCATTTTTACGCTTTGATACCGGAGATGCCGTATCGCTGACAGCACGGGGTGATCAAGTGATTATGGCTGGTATTGATAGATCTGATACGAGTTTCAACTTCGTCGGAAACTTAGTGGATGTTCGCGAGTTACGCCAAATTGCAGCTGCAGCCATTGGTGAGTCAGACATTATTATCGAAGCACTTCTCGATACTAATCAGCAAGGACAAGACTTACTGACGATTCGAGTGCTGAGCCACATGTTGTCTAAAGAAGATGAAGTGGTGATCGCTGATGCTTTGCTTAGCTATGAAGAAGTTAAAGAGGCTTTAGACAAAAATACGGGAATTGTGACAGTCGAATTCGATACACCACAGAGTGCGACTTTAACTGGCCGTAATAAGCACCGACAGATTCTAGATAAGCGAGCTTAA
- a CDS encoding AMP-binding protein: protein MRFIDFLGAKQTWVAKYGKNSINAEFVSNLLSTVNAGPLGELDKQKLHVFCVYSPLQALLSYFIGSYLGLTCAVVSPRSLNKLLDGYDVSKLGVIITPIGRKTPVLPQKVKSLELNYSPTLVATTESLQPSDSKAQFVFCTSGSTGKAKRVVHCETRLVNNAKVVSSYLGLTQTDSSYCVFPMQYMYGLSTTLCALHSGSEISYGEFVSPSLVASYAMKNHVTVLPILGEWSYELSQVWLSGFEPNRLILLNASDRLLQSQALEVMPWATAFWNNLGQTESGPRIFALELKQFTDLNEVCHNNTVSVGYPVDESIKVKLVNKSVDTGIGNLYYKTPFKMVGYLLDCGDVQSVEAFSDSGDLFKQDEQGRWHWVTRSSHTIKVNGELVPLTSLTNKILNFEAVSGVGYVTNKKGELCTFVESSDVNEALHTELTSLMTHTLRGKRSRVSLVPKLPRTENGKLDLSELRQRSL, encoded by the coding sequence ATGCGTTTTATCGATTTTTTAGGAGCAAAGCAAACTTGGGTTGCGAAATACGGGAAAAATTCTATCAATGCAGAGTTTGTTTCTAATTTATTGAGCACAGTGAATGCCGGTCCTCTTGGCGAGCTAGATAAACAGAAATTACATGTGTTTTGTGTTTATAGTCCTTTGCAAGCACTGTTGTCCTATTTTATTGGCTCATATCTAGGCCTGACTTGCGCTGTGGTTTCACCGCGAAGTCTTAATAAATTACTTGATGGATATGATGTATCTAAATTAGGGGTAATCATTACACCTATTGGTAGAAAAACACCAGTCCTTCCGCAAAAGGTAAAGTCGCTAGAATTAAACTACTCACCGACTTTAGTCGCGACAACAGAGTCGCTTCAGCCGAGTGATAGTAAAGCGCAATTTGTTTTTTGTACTTCAGGTTCTACAGGTAAAGCAAAGCGTGTGGTGCATTGCGAAACGCGGTTAGTGAACAATGCAAAAGTCGTTTCTAGTTATTTAGGCTTAACGCAAACAGATAGTTCTTACTGCGTGTTTCCTATGCAGTATATGTATGGCCTATCGACAACGTTATGTGCATTACATAGTGGCAGTGAAATCTCATATGGAGAGTTTGTTAGTCCTTCATTAGTTGCAAGTTATGCCATGAAGAATCATGTCACGGTGTTACCTATCTTAGGTGAATGGAGTTATGAATTGAGTCAAGTGTGGCTATCAGGTTTTGAGCCTAACAGACTGATTCTACTGAACGCATCAGATAGGTTATTGCAGTCACAGGCGCTAGAAGTAATGCCATGGGCCACAGCGTTTTGGAACAACCTAGGGCAAACTGAATCTGGTCCAAGGATCTTCGCTTTAGAGCTGAAACAGTTCACAGATTTAAATGAAGTGTGCCACAACAACACAGTATCAGTGGGCTACCCAGTTGATGAATCTATTAAGGTTAAGTTGGTTAATAAAAGTGTAGATACAGGTATCGGTAACCTTTATTACAAAACGCCTTTTAAGATGGTTGGGTACCTACTTGATTGTGGAGATGTTCAAAGTGTTGAAGCATTTTCAGACAGTGGAGACTTGTTCAAACAAGACGAGCAGGGGCGCTGGCATTGGGTCACTCGTAGTAGTCACACTATCAAAGTAAATGGTGAGCTAGTACCATTAACGTCGCTCACTAACAAAATTCTGAACTTTGAAGCGGTATCAGGTGTGGGTTATGTCACTAATAAAAAGGGTGAGCTTTGTACATTTGTTGAATCTTCAGATGTGAACGAAGCATTGCACACTGAGCTGACTTCATTGATGACGCATACACTGCGCGGTAAGCGCTCCAGAGTGTCATTAGTCCCTAAATTACCAAGAACAGAAAACGGCAAATTAGATTTATCAGAATTACGCCAAAGAAGCCTATAA
- a CDS encoding beta-ketoacyl-[acyl-carrier-protein] synthase family protein: MNQQDSVCISAYGAMTPLGQTLDEISHNLQNGITGIREVKKFDTSTFKTKWAGLPEYGNENIRWPKRPGQPNRPGELIYAEKAVKQLVAQFNPLEKYSPDRIGCVIGIDEPGVDPERTTQFTAKIGADKCKKRDEFIPEGTEFYRISEMMDLDVTSALKVIHKHIPFSGYTRCHVGLCSASLQALGMARQAILDGKADAMIVGGVSAKVTPFNLAQLEAVGAVSTDPLLEGPARCRPFDIRRSGFMPAEGSILFILEKESAIEAREGQKYCRLKGYGASLAAQHVVAPHTEGREMQLCMERAIEEASLPLASYSFVNAHGTSTKLNDYHETQVLEGIFGEDNVPPVTSTKSLHGHLIASAGAMEVLGVMASFRDGFIPAVANLEQQDPAIKVPVVKETQYKPITNVLKNSFGMGGLAASMVLQNPSVA, from the coding sequence ATGAATCAGCAGGATAGTGTTTGCATTAGCGCGTATGGTGCAATGACCCCACTGGGTCAAACATTAGATGAAATTAGTCATAATTTACAAAATGGGATCACAGGGATCCGCGAAGTAAAGAAATTTGATACTTCGACATTTAAAACAAAGTGGGCAGGTTTACCTGAGTACGGCAATGAAAATATTCGTTGGCCGAAAAGACCTGGTCAACCAAACAGACCTGGCGAGCTAATTTACGCAGAAAAAGCAGTTAAACAGTTAGTTGCACAGTTCAACCCCTTAGAAAAATACAGCCCAGACCGAATTGGCTGTGTCATCGGCATTGATGAACCAGGTGTTGATCCAGAAAGGACAACACAATTCACGGCAAAGATTGGTGCTGATAAATGCAAGAAGCGTGATGAGTTTATCCCTGAAGGAACGGAGTTTTACCGCATTTCAGAGATGATGGACTTAGATGTTACATCTGCATTAAAGGTCATACACAAGCATATTCCTTTTAGTGGTTACACGCGCTGTCATGTCGGCTTATGTTCGGCTTCTTTACAAGCTCTTGGCATGGCAAGACAGGCCATCTTAGATGGAAAAGCGGATGCGATGATCGTCGGTGGTGTATCAGCAAAAGTAACACCATTCAATCTAGCCCAGCTTGAAGCTGTCGGTGCTGTAAGTACAGATCCGCTTTTAGAAGGGCCTGCACGCTGTCGCCCATTTGATATTCGTCGTTCAGGTTTTATGCCTGCTGAGGGCTCAATTCTTTTCATTCTTGAAAAAGAAAGCGCCATTGAAGCTCGAGAAGGACAAAAATATTGTCGTTTGAAAGGTTATGGCGCAAGTCTAGCTGCTCAACATGTGGTTGCGCCTCATACTGAAGGTAGAGAAATGCAGCTATGCATGGAAAGAGCCATTGAGGAGGCATCGTTACCGTTAGCGTCTTATAGCTTTGTAAATGCGCATGGCACATCAACGAAATTGAACGATTACCATGAAACTCAGGTTCTAGAGGGCATTTTCGGTGAAGATAATGTACCACCGGTTACGTCGACGAAATCGCTTCATGGACATTTGATTGCATCTGCAGGTGCGATGGAAGTATTGGGTGTCATGGCTTCTTTTCGTGATGGTTTCATTCCAGCAGTAGCGAATCTTGAGCAACAAGACCCAGCCATTAAGGTTCCGGTCGTAAAAGAAACTCAATATAAGCCTATTACTAACGTACTTAAAAACTCTTTTGGTATGGGTGGTTTAGCTGCATCAATGGTGCTGCAGAACCCGTCTGTAGCTTAG